One genomic region from Neoarius graeffei isolate fNeoGra1 chromosome 4, fNeoGra1.pri, whole genome shotgun sequence encodes:
- the LOC132884524 gene encoding polymeric immunoglobulin receptor-like — MKILLIFTLCLISDGGASKEVTGYSGGGVLVKCKYDTKYTQNPKYFCKGSPLFCSDQIKTGAKNTSINLGRFSLFDDTKSAEFRVMIRELTVQDTGTYQCGVDIPKEIDIYTWVDLEVKEDLSYEKSISKTVHVGGDLNISCKYPESIRSGPKFLCKTKLQQAAYFYKESVKESIKDGNGTDSVEWLGEFSLYDDRPKQIFTVSIRNVTEQDSGEYWCGAEAAWTTDHGYKVYFTRINLIVTATSSSPPSPPSWLPPASSPPGFSASTVIPVFMIVLLLLIGIIFLIVILQIKCTMKAGTACIFRSSVQHSQNNQMVPLDVCDYEEIRDTRKRSASDAATSTVYTTAQLPAVPSDSQNIYANMVLHTGYCESMYSTPKLPTNHPDQDIYSTAQLPTNLSDSSVF; from the exons ATGAAGATCCTCCTCATCTTCACCCTCTGCTTGATCTCAG ATGGAGGAGCCTCCAAGGAAGTAACAGGATATTCAGGAGGAGGAGTCCTTGTCAAGTGCAAGTATGATACAAAATACACACAAAACCCAAAATATTTCTGTAAGGGTTCACCTCTATTCTGTTCTGACCAAATAAAGACAGGAGCGAAAAACACATCGATAAATTTAGGAAGATTCTCACTGTTCGATGACACCAAATCAGCAGAGTTCAGGGTGATGATCAGGGAGCTCACTGTACAGGACACTGGGACGTACCAATGTGGAGTTGATATACCTAAAGAGATAGACATTTATACATGGGTGGACCTGGAGGTAAAGGAAG ATCTGTCCTATGAGAAGTCCATCAGTAAGACTGTTCATGTAGGAGGAGATTTGAACATCAGTTGTAAATACCCAGAATCCATCAGAAGTGGCCCCAAGTTTCTCTGCAAGACGAAGCTGCAACAAGCTGCTTATTTTTATAAAGAATCTGTTAAAGAAAGCATAAA ggatggaaatggcaccgattcggtggaatggcttggGGAATTCTCCCTGTATGATGACAGACCAAAACAAATCTTCACTGTCAGTATTAGAAATGTGACTGAGCAGGACTCTGGTGAATACTGGTGTGGAGCTGAAGCAGCCTGGACAACTGATCATGGATACAAGGTTTATTTCACACGAATCAACTTGATAGTTACTG ctacatcatcatcaccaccatcaccaccatcttgGCTTCCACCAGCTTCTTCTCCACCAG GATTTTCAGCTTCCACTGTGATCCCTGTGTTTATGATTGTGCTGCTACTTCTGATTGGAATCATATTCCTCATTGTGATTCTCCAAATAAAATGCACAATGAAAg CAGGAACAGCTTGTATTTTCAGGAGTTCAGTCCAACATTCACAAAACAACCAAATG GTTCCTCTTGATGTCTGTGATTATGAGGAGATTAGAGACACCAGAAAACGTTCTGCCTCAGATGCTGCAACTTCCACAGTTTACACTACTGCTCAACTACCAGCAGTCCCCTCTGATTCTCAAAATATTTATGCCAACATGGTCTTACACACAGGTTACTGTGAGTCGATGTATTCTACTCCTAAACTACCAACAAACCATCCTGATCAAGACATCTATTCCACTGCTCAGTTACCCACAAATCTGTCTGATTCTTCAGTTTTCTGA